A single genomic interval of Amycolatopsis albispora harbors:
- a CDS encoding 3-deoxy-7-phosphoheptulonate synthase has translation MRRSGSDWDLLPAAEQPNWRNHPHYERTQERLSAAAPLVTEPELTEVRGALAAVAEGSARVLQAGDCAESFGDATLSRTAAKVTVLNELGDLLAKKVSRPVVRFGRMAGQYAKPRSNAFEVVNGVEVPVFRGHLVNSFEPDHAGRQHDPRRMLWAYQASADVLGALRTHWESGRSGPWTSHEALVLDYERPLVRAGIDGDYLGSTHFPWVGERTRQLDHAHVRLLASVTNPVGCKVGPSTDPETAVRLCELLDPGRTPGRLTLIVRMGRAIETALPPVVRAVRRAGHPVVWLSDPMHGNTVRAETGQKTRYLADIINEATAFARILDAAGAHPGGLHLEVAAEDVTECVGGPVAGERQLTTRYESLCDPRLNPEQAFELIDTVF, from the coding sequence ATGCGCCGGAGCGGAAGCGACTGGGACCTGCTCCCCGCCGCCGAGCAGCCGAACTGGCGGAACCACCCCCACTACGAGCGCACGCAGGAGCGGCTTTCGGCGGCCGCACCGCTGGTCACCGAGCCGGAACTGACCGAGGTGCGTGGCGCGCTGGCGGCGGTCGCCGAAGGATCGGCGCGCGTGCTGCAAGCGGGCGACTGCGCCGAAAGCTTCGGTGACGCCACGCTTTCCCGCACGGCCGCGAAGGTCACCGTCCTCAACGAACTCGGCGACCTGCTGGCCAAGAAGGTTTCCCGGCCGGTGGTCCGCTTCGGGCGGATGGCCGGGCAGTACGCGAAACCGCGGTCGAACGCGTTCGAGGTGGTCAACGGGGTCGAGGTGCCGGTGTTCCGCGGGCACCTGGTCAATTCGTTCGAACCGGACCACGCCGGCAGGCAGCACGATCCGCGCCGCATGCTGTGGGCCTACCAGGCCAGCGCCGACGTGCTCGGCGCGCTGCGCACGCACTGGGAATCCGGCCGCAGCGGCCCGTGGACCAGCCACGAGGCACTGGTGCTCGACTACGAACGCCCACTGGTCCGCGCCGGGATCGACGGCGACTACCTCGGCTCCACGCACTTCCCGTGGGTCGGCGAGCGCACGCGGCAGCTCGACCACGCACACGTCCGCCTGCTCGCGTCGGTGACCAATCCGGTCGGCTGCAAGGTCGGCCCGAGCACCGACCCGGAAACCGCGGTACGGCTGTGCGAGCTGCTCGACCCCGGCCGCACGCCCGGCAGGCTGACGCTGATCGTGCGCATGGGCCGGGCGATCGAAACGGCGCTGCCGCCGGTGGTGCGGGCGGTGCGCCGCGCCGGGCATCCCGTGGTGTGGCTGAGCGACCCGATGCACGGCAACACCGTGCGTGCCGAAACTGGGCAGAAGACCAGGTACCTGGCGGACATCATCAACGAGGCCACCGCCTTCGCGCGGATCCTCGATGCGGCCGGCGCGCACCCCGGCGGGCTGCACCTGGAGGTGGCGGCCGAGGACGTGACCGAGTGCGTCGGCGGGCCGGTGGCCGGGGAACGGCAGCTGACCACGCGGTACGAGTCGCTGTGCGACCCCCGGCTGAACCCGGAACAGGCTTTCGAACTGATCGACACCGTTTTCTAG
- a CDS encoding glycosyltransferase: MASEKPSQRPILFVSYSESGLLNPMLVLAEELSRRGVPNLWFATDENRRSAVEGLNAGSPVEFFSLGDPIPELSSTTWDDETYRLVTQKSKFKARRAVIEQTDKPRLRVPKYRKLEEAVEKIDPALLVVESMCRFGIELAITKRIPYVLSVPFVPSNVLTSYVPIGKSYTPKGFPIPHSGLPFNGTFAQRVRNKLFGWRTLTMAMSKDMKARQAEDAKVREELGIAPEAFGQFARVEKSELVLCNTIPELDYPFELPEKVRAVGAMVPPLPESDDTELADWLSAQDSVIYMGFGTITRLTAEQVGALVEVARRLDGRHQVLWKLPAEQQKWLPPADQLPGNLRIENWVPSQLDVLAHPNVKLFFSHGGGNAYNEGVYFGKPQVMRPLWVDCYDQAVRGESFGISLTLDRPRDMDVGDVVDKLTRVLGDSSFRTRAERLSRLQREAGGREKAADLILGLPAMAKD; the protein is encoded by the coding sequence ATGGCGTCCGAGAAGCCAAGTCAGCGCCCCATCCTGTTTGTCAGCTACTCCGAAAGCGGACTGCTGAACCCGATGCTCGTGCTGGCCGAGGAGCTTTCCCGGCGCGGCGTCCCGAACCTCTGGTTCGCCACCGACGAGAACCGCCGGTCGGCCGTCGAGGGCCTGAACGCGGGCTCTCCGGTCGAATTCTTCTCGCTCGGCGACCCGATCCCCGAACTGTCCTCGACCACCTGGGACGACGAGACCTACCGCCTGGTCACCCAGAAGTCGAAGTTCAAGGCGCGCCGCGCGGTCATCGAGCAGACCGACAAGCCGCGGCTGCGCGTGCCGAAGTACCGCAAGCTCGAAGAGGCCGTGGAGAAGATCGACCCGGCGCTGCTGGTGGTCGAGAGCATGTGCCGCTTCGGCATCGAACTGGCCATCACCAAGCGGATCCCGTACGTGCTGAGCGTGCCGTTCGTGCCGAGCAACGTGCTCACCTCGTACGTGCCGATCGGGAAGTCCTACACCCCCAAGGGCTTCCCGATCCCGCATTCCGGCCTGCCGTTCAACGGCACGTTCGCGCAGCGCGTGCGGAACAAGCTGTTCGGCTGGCGCACGCTGACCATGGCGATGTCGAAAGACATGAAGGCACGCCAAGCCGAAGACGCCAAGGTCCGCGAAGAACTCGGCATCGCGCCGGAGGCGTTCGGCCAGTTCGCCCGCGTGGAGAAGTCGGAACTGGTGCTGTGCAACACCATTCCCGAACTGGACTACCCGTTCGAGCTGCCGGAGAAGGTGCGCGCGGTCGGCGCGATGGTGCCACCGCTGCCGGAATCCGACGACACCGAGCTGGCGGACTGGTTGTCGGCCCAGGATTCGGTGATCTACATGGGCTTCGGCACCATCACCCGGCTCACCGCCGAGCAGGTCGGTGCCCTGGTCGAGGTGGCGAGACGGCTCGACGGCCGGCACCAGGTGCTCTGGAAACTACCCGCGGAGCAGCAGAAGTGGCTGCCGCCCGCCGACCAGTTGCCCGGCAACCTGCGGATCGAGAACTGGGTACCGTCGCAGCTCGACGTGCTCGCGCACCCGAACGTGAAGCTGTTCTTCTCACACGGCGGCGGCAACGCCTACAACGAAGGTGTCTACTTCGGAAAGCCGCAGGTGATGCGGCCGCTGTGGGTGGACTGCTACGACCAGGCCGTGCGCGGCGAGTCCTTCGGCATCAGCCTGACCCTGGACCGGCCGCGGGACATGGACGTCGGCGACGTGGTGGACAAGCTGACGAGGGTGCTGGGCGACAGCTCCTTCCGCACGCGCGCCGAGCGGCTTTCCCGGTTGCAGCGCGAAGCGGGCGGCCGCGAGAAGGCCGCCGACCTGATCCTCGGCCTCCCGGCGATGGCGAAGGACTGA
- a CDS encoding cytochrome P450, producing the protein MSSVEQPLVPFMLRRPGQPFPPNEYAQFRKLDGLVKASLPTGGSVWLVTRHEDVRKVLTEPKISSNPSREGFPRPGRTGGAPSAHEVPGWFVSLDPPEHTRFRKALIPEFTVRRIKEMREAVESIVDGVLDRMLAKGNSADLVADFALPVPSLVISSLLGVPKVDRDFFESKTQILVTISSSDEERDDASQQILRYLNRLISLRTKRPGDDLISRLVSAGTLDPAEISGVAMLLLIAGHETTANNIALGAMTLIDNPQWIGDERVVEELLRYYSVADMVALRVAVEDVEIGGQLIRAGEGIVPLVAGANHDETMFERPGEFDPGRSAQHHVAFGYGVHQCLGQNLVRVEMDVAYRKLFERVPALKVAEAPEGLPYKYDGVLFGLHALPVCW; encoded by the coding sequence ATGTCGAGTGTCGAACAGCCGCTGGTCCCGTTCATGCTGCGGCGGCCGGGGCAGCCGTTCCCGCCCAACGAGTACGCGCAGTTCCGGAAGCTGGACGGGCTGGTCAAGGCCTCGCTGCCGACCGGTGGCTCGGTCTGGCTGGTGACCAGGCACGAGGACGTGCGCAAGGTCCTGACCGAGCCGAAGATCAGCTCCAACCCGTCGCGCGAGGGCTTTCCCCGGCCCGGCCGGACCGGCGGCGCGCCGTCGGCGCACGAAGTGCCCGGCTGGTTCGTCTCGCTCGACCCGCCGGAGCACACCCGGTTCCGCAAGGCGCTGATCCCGGAGTTCACCGTGCGCCGCATCAAGGAGATGCGCGAGGCGGTTGAGTCCATTGTCGACGGTGTGCTGGACCGCATGCTGGCCAAGGGGAACTCGGCCGACCTGGTGGCCGACTTCGCGCTGCCGGTGCCGTCGCTGGTGATCTCGTCGCTGCTCGGGGTGCCCAAAGTGGACCGCGACTTCTTCGAGTCGAAGACGCAGATCCTGGTCACCATCAGCTCCAGCGACGAAGAGCGCGACGACGCCAGCCAGCAGATCCTGCGTTACCTCAACCGGCTCATTTCGCTGCGGACGAAGCGCCCCGGCGACGACCTGATCAGCAGGCTGGTCTCGGCGGGCACGCTCGACCCGGCGGAGATCTCCGGGGTCGCGATGCTGCTGCTGATCGCCGGGCACGAAACCACCGCGAACAACATCGCGCTCGGCGCGATGACGCTGATCGACAATCCACAGTGGATCGGCGACGAGCGGGTGGTCGAGGAACTGCTGCGCTACTACTCGGTGGCCGACATGGTGGCGCTGCGCGTGGCGGTGGAGGACGTGGAGATCGGTGGTCAGCTGATCAGGGCCGGTGAGGGCATCGTGCCGCTGGTCGCCGGGGCCAACCACGACGAGACGATGTTCGAGCGGCCGGGCGAGTTCGACCCCGGCCGGTCGGCGCAGCACCACGTGGCCTTCGGTTACGGGGTGCACCAGTGCCTTGGCCAGAACCTGGTCCGGGTGGAGATGGACGTGGCCTACCGCAAGCTGTTCGAGCGCGTGCCGGCGCTCAAGGTGGCCGAGGCTCCCGAAGGCCTGCCCTACAAATACGACGGTGTGCTGTTCGGGCTGCATGCCCTGCCCGTTTGCTGGTAG
- a CDS encoding helix-turn-helix transcriptional regulator, whose translation MADCGAGLPAGLVEREAQWARLTGLLGAGGHVVRLTGPVATGKTELLTALAAAAGRPHCGASCTREESALPFGVVHQLFRGLDLPPDTADRLRRVLEIGAGEVSARELARVRHTLCRILLDRAPVLVTVDDVQHADAESLHWLGYLLRRLNTADVLLVLTEVDSPRSGHSPLHDELARQGCVHLELPPLTEDGVAALAAEQLGGRRARRLAPKLYPVTGGSPLLVRAVLADLPEQPGEVVPGPCYREGLLSSLHRCEPEVLAVARSLAVLGDTATPSTTLMIAELGGLPVSAVDSAIDLLNAAELLEHGQFRHPEARAAVLADMSADDRRARSLAAARLRHDQGASAGEVAPYLLDAEDAHSPWTVPVLVEAADHALRDERIEEAVRLLDLAHRVCPGRGERAAIAARLARAEWRVNPSAAARRLPPLAASADRLAEPDALALVRQLLWDGQFTEAKRALEAVEKADRPVSRAGEDARAMELWLACSHPALASRGPVPVDTARRSLDLTTGPALKATAALAGVLASGPGEQAVTDAEQVLEGARPSDSVSWGPETAMSALLALVYADRLEVAQTACERLLPEARTPVSRALYAAARAEIAVRRGELPVAVEQAQAALDLLPPTGWGVGAGLPLGALVTALTRMGRHADAAKRLEQPVPEAMFQSRHGLHYLAARGTHYLATSRHYAALADFLACGELMTSWGLDVPGLVPWRTSAAEAWLRHGNRDEARRLVNEQLAKLGPGGSRTRGTALRLLAATSQPHTRPQLLADAVSILEEHGDQYELALALADLSRTHQALREHRRAWTVARRAWHVANACDAVELCEELLPSRSKPEVARRRTPAAKGIDALTDAERRVAALAAVGYTNREIASKLFITPSTIEQHLTRVYRKLNVKYRKDLPADLLTDLAGTA comes from the coding sequence ATGGCCGACTGCGGCGCCGGACTCCCCGCTGGGCTGGTCGAGCGCGAAGCCCAGTGGGCGCGCCTGACCGGACTGCTCGGCGCGGGCGGGCACGTGGTGCGGCTCACCGGGCCGGTCGCCACCGGCAAGACGGAGCTGCTGACCGCGCTGGCCGCCGCGGCCGGGCGGCCGCACTGCGGGGCGTCGTGCACGCGCGAGGAAAGCGCGCTGCCGTTCGGTGTGGTGCACCAGTTGTTCCGCGGCCTGGACCTGCCGCCGGACACCGCCGACCGCCTCCGCCGCGTCCTGGAAATCGGGGCGGGTGAGGTCAGTGCGCGGGAACTGGCCAGGGTGCGGCATACGCTGTGCCGGATCCTGCTCGACCGGGCGCCGGTCCTGGTCACCGTCGACGACGTGCAGCACGCCGACGCCGAATCGCTGCACTGGCTGGGTTACCTGCTGCGACGGCTGAACACCGCCGACGTCCTGCTGGTGCTGACCGAAGTGGACAGTCCGCGGTCCGGGCATTCCCCGCTGCACGACGAACTGGCACGCCAGGGTTGCGTGCACCTCGAGCTGCCGCCGCTGACCGAGGACGGGGTGGCCGCGCTCGCCGCGGAGCAGCTCGGCGGGCGGCGGGCGCGGCGGCTCGCGCCGAAGCTGTACCCGGTCACCGGCGGCAGTCCGCTGCTGGTCCGCGCGGTGCTGGCCGACCTGCCCGAGCAGCCGGGTGAGGTGGTGCCGGGGCCGTGTTACCGCGAGGGCCTGCTGAGCAGCCTGCACCGGTGTGAGCCGGAGGTGCTGGCCGTCGCCCGGTCACTGGCCGTGCTGGGGGACACCGCGACGCCGTCGACGACGCTGATGATCGCTGAGCTGGGCGGGTTGCCGGTGTCGGCGGTGGACTCGGCGATCGACCTGCTCAACGCCGCCGAACTGCTCGAACACGGTCAGTTCCGGCATCCGGAAGCGCGGGCGGCGGTGCTGGCCGACATGTCCGCCGACGACCGCCGGGCCCGCAGCCTCGCGGCCGCGCGCCTGCGGCACGACCAGGGTGCGTCCGCCGGCGAGGTCGCTCCCTACCTGCTCGACGCCGAGGACGCGCACAGCCCGTGGACCGTGCCCGTGCTGGTCGAGGCAGCCGACCACGCGCTGCGGGACGAGCGGATCGAGGAGGCCGTCCGCCTGCTCGACCTCGCTCACCGCGTCTGCCCGGGGCGCGGTGAACGCGCGGCCATCGCCGCGCGCCTCGCCCGAGCCGAATGGCGGGTCAACCCGTCGGCGGCGGCGCGGCGCCTGCCGCCGCTGGCCGCGTCGGCAGACCGGCTCGCCGAGCCGGACGCGCTGGCGCTGGTGCGGCAGTTGCTGTGGGACGGCCAGTTCACCGAGGCCAAGCGGGCGCTGGAAGCCGTGGAGAAGGCGGATCGCCCGGTCTCGCGGGCCGGCGAGGACGCTCGGGCGATGGAACTGTGGCTGGCCTGCTCGCACCCGGCGCTGGCGTCGCGGGGGCCGGTGCCGGTCGACACGGCCAGGCGCTCGCTCGACCTGACCACCGGGCCCGCGCTGAAGGCGACCGCGGCGCTGGCCGGGGTGCTGGCGTCCGGGCCCGGGGAGCAGGCGGTCACCGACGCGGAGCAGGTGCTGGAGGGCGCGCGGCCGAGCGACAGCGTGTCGTGGGGGCCGGAGACGGCGATGTCCGCGTTGCTGGCGCTGGTGTACGCGGACCGGCTGGAGGTCGCGCAGACGGCCTGCGAACGGTTGCTGCCGGAGGCCAGGACGCCGGTCAGCCGGGCGTTGTACGCGGCGGCGCGCGCGGAGATCGCGGTGCGGCGTGGTGAGCTGCCGGTGGCGGTCGAGCAGGCGCAGGCCGCGCTGGACCTGCTGCCGCCGACGGGGTGGGGCGTCGGCGCGGGCCTGCCGCTCGGTGCGCTGGTCACCGCGCTGACCCGGATGGGCAGGCACGCGGACGCGGCGAAGCGGCTGGAGCAGCCGGTGCCGGAGGCGATGTTCCAGAGCCGGCACGGACTGCACTACCTGGCCGCGCGCGGGACCCACTACCTGGCGACCTCGCGGCACTACGCGGCGCTCGCCGATTTCCTGGCGTGCGGGGAGCTGATGACCAGCTGGGGGCTGGACGTGCCGGGCCTGGTGCCGTGGCGGACGAGCGCGGCCGAGGCGTGGCTGCGGCACGGCAACCGCGACGAGGCGCGTCGGCTGGTCAACGAGCAGCTGGCGAAACTGGGCCCCGGCGGCTCGCGGACCCGCGGCACCGCGCTGCGGCTGCTGGCCGCGACGAGCCAGCCGCACACGCGGCCGCAGCTGCTCGCCGACGCGGTGTCCATTTTGGAGGAACACGGGGACCAGTACGAGCTGGCGCTCGCGCTGGCCGACCTGAGCCGGACGCACCAGGCGCTGCGGGAACACCGTCGCGCGTGGACCGTCGCGCGGCGGGCGTGGCACGTCGCAAACGCTTGCGACGCGGTGGAGCTGTGTGAGGAACTGCTGCCGAGCCGGTCGAAGCCCGAGGTCGCGCGGCGGCGGACCCCGGCGGCCAAGGGCATCGACGCCCTGACCGACGCCGAACGCCGGGTCGCCGCCCTGGCGGCGGTGGGGTACACGAACCGGGAGATCGCGAGCAAGCTGTTCATCACGCCGAGCACGATCGAGCAGCACCTGACGCGGGTGTACCGGAAACTGAACGTGAAGTACCGGAAGGACCTACCAGCCGACCTGCTCACGGACCTCGCCGGCACCGCCTGA
- a CDS encoding bifunctional 3-(3-hydroxy-phenyl)propionate/3-hydroxycinnamic acid hydroxylase gives MSEEIERAGTDADVVIVGNGPAGQTLSMLLAQRGWRVIVLERWPEPYPFPRVKGFDGETARNFAAAGIGDALPEIYERLGEYEFLNADGQRLMRFDVPFETGRDGWPPAVVIHHPTLEAALSEQAAKLPTLKVLTGHTAIGLADHGDHVEVEAPGPHEGYDRITASWVVGCDGANSFVREHIGSTNTDLGFKQDWLLCDVLFHEPREFHPNDRQICDPLRPTTMVASGRGHRRWEFRRLPGETVERMNRPENVWRLLKRFDATPENATLCRHTMYTFQARIADKWREGRVLIAGDAAHLMPPFAGQGMCSGVRDAANLAWKLDLVLRGVAGDALLDEYPAERDPQVRHAINVSVEMGKIISELDTVAAAARDAHLLGMQAAPSADGSSSEDSSSFYSLETGVVRRNSAGEPLSPAGELSPQGRVARGSAAGLFDDVVGRGFVLISTFDPFSVLDSDDLEFLDDIGAHLVRVLPSDTSPSEVKPHEVVDTDDVYLPWLAGSKQVGALVRPDFYLFGGAVDRADLSALVRELRAHLTARVPA, from the coding sequence ATGTCAGAGGAGATCGAACGCGCGGGCACCGACGCCGACGTGGTGATCGTCGGCAACGGCCCGGCAGGCCAGACCCTGTCCATGCTGCTCGCCCAGCGCGGGTGGCGGGTGATCGTGCTGGAGCGGTGGCCGGAGCCGTACCCGTTCCCGCGGGTCAAGGGCTTCGACGGCGAGACCGCGCGCAACTTCGCCGCCGCGGGCATCGGCGACGCACTGCCGGAGATCTACGAGCGGCTCGGCGAGTACGAGTTCCTCAACGCCGACGGGCAGCGGCTGATGCGCTTCGACGTGCCGTTCGAGACCGGGCGTGACGGCTGGCCACCTGCGGTGGTCATCCACCACCCGACGCTGGAGGCGGCGCTGTCCGAGCAGGCCGCGAAGCTGCCCACGCTGAAGGTGCTCACCGGGCACACGGCGATCGGGCTCGCCGACCACGGCGACCACGTGGAGGTCGAGGCGCCGGGCCCGCACGAGGGTTACGACCGGATCACCGCGTCCTGGGTGGTCGGCTGCGACGGGGCGAACAGCTTCGTGCGCGAGCACATCGGGTCGACGAACACCGATCTCGGCTTCAAGCAGGACTGGCTGCTGTGCGACGTGCTGTTCCACGAGCCGCGCGAATTCCACCCGAACGACCGGCAGATCTGCGACCCGCTGCGGCCGACCACCATGGTGGCCAGCGGGCGCGGGCACCGGCGGTGGGAGTTCCGGCGGCTGCCGGGTGAGACGGTGGAGCGGATGAACCGGCCGGAGAACGTGTGGCGGCTGCTCAAGCGGTTCGACGCGACGCCGGAGAACGCGACGCTGTGCCGGCACACCATGTACACCTTCCAGGCGCGGATCGCGGACAAGTGGCGGGAGGGCCGGGTGCTGATCGCCGGGGACGCGGCACACCTGATGCCGCCGTTCGCCGGGCAGGGCATGTGCTCCGGGGTGCGGGACGCGGCGAACCTGGCCTGGAAGCTGGACCTGGTGCTGCGCGGCGTGGCCGGGGACGCGCTGCTCGACGAGTACCCGGCGGAGCGCGATCCCCAGGTGCGGCACGCGATCAACGTGTCGGTGGAGATGGGCAAGATCATCTCGGAACTGGACACGGTCGCCGCGGCGGCGCGGGACGCGCATCTGCTCGGCATGCAGGCGGCGCCTTCGGCGGACGGCTCGTCCTCTGAGGACTCGTCTTCGTTCTACTCGCTGGAGACGGGCGTGGTGCGCCGGAACTCGGCTGGGGAGCCGCTTTCGCCCGCCGGTGAGCTGAGCCCGCAGGGCCGGGTGGCGCGGGGTTCGGCCGCGGGCCTGTTCGACGACGTGGTGGGGCGGGGTTTTGTGCTGATCTCCACGTTCGACCCGTTCTCCGTGCTGGACAGCGACGACCTGGAGTTCCTGGACGACATCGGCGCCCATTTGGTGCGTGTCCTGCCGTCGGACACCTCGCCCTCGGAGGTGAAGCCGCACGAGGTGGTGGACACGGACGACGTGTACCTGCCATGGCTGGCCGGTTCGAAGCAGGTCGGCGCCTTGGTACGGCCGGACTTCTACCTGTTCGGCGGCGCGGTGGACCGGGCGGACCTGTCGGCACTGGTGCGGGAGCTGCGGGCCCACCTGACCGCCCGAGTCCCCGCCTGA
- a CDS encoding DegT/DnrJ/EryC1/StrS family aminotransferase, whose product MGYKYPVSQPWLEGRELEYVTKAVTGNWISSQGPYVRQFEEAFAAYNGVARGVACSSGTTALTLALRALGVGPGDEVLVPEFTMIASAWAVTYLGATPVFVDCGDDLNMDPALIEAKVTPRTKVIMPVHVYGRRCDMDAIMAIAFEYGLRVVEDSAEAHGVKPVGDIACYSLFANKIITSGEGGICLTGDHRLADQIAHLRGMAFSKEHNFLHKKLAYNFRLTNLQAAVALAQVERLDEILERRAAIDKHYTAGLEGISGITLMPPRDVLWMYDLLADRRDELMAYLAEEGIETRYFFKPMSRQPGYLADGWEKLNANRFAETGLYLPTYTQLTEPDQDFIIGKIRGFYGEE is encoded by the coding sequence ATGGGCTACAAGTACCCGGTTTCCCAGCCCTGGCTGGAAGGTCGTGAGCTGGAGTACGTGACCAAGGCGGTCACCGGCAACTGGATCTCCTCGCAGGGCCCGTACGTCCGGCAGTTCGAAGAGGCGTTCGCCGCCTACAACGGGGTCGCCCGCGGGGTGGCCTGCTCGTCCGGCACCACCGCGCTGACGCTCGCGCTGCGCGCGCTCGGGGTCGGCCCCGGCGACGAGGTGCTGGTGCCGGAGTTCACCATGATCGCCAGCGCGTGGGCGGTCACCTATCTGGGCGCCACCCCGGTTTTTGTCGACTGCGGTGACGACCTGAACATGGACCCGGCGCTGATCGAAGCCAAGGTCACCCCGCGCACCAAGGTGATCATGCCGGTGCACGTCTACGGCAGGCGCTGCGACATGGACGCGATCATGGCCATCGCGTTCGAGTACGGCCTGCGGGTGGTCGAGGACTCCGCCGAGGCACACGGCGTGAAGCCGGTCGGTGACATCGCCTGCTACTCGCTGTTCGCGAACAAGATCATCACCTCCGGTGAGGGCGGCATCTGCCTGACCGGTGACCACCGGCTGGCCGACCAGATCGCGCACCTGCGCGGCATGGCGTTCAGCAAGGAGCACAACTTCCTGCACAAGAAGCTGGCCTACAACTTCCGCCTCACCAATCTCCAGGCCGCCGTCGCGCTGGCGCAGGTGGAGCGGCTGGACGAGATCCTCGAACGGCGCGCCGCGATCGACAAGCACTACACCGCCGGGCTGGAGGGCATCAGCGGCATCACGCTGATGCCGCCGCGTGACGTGCTGTGGATGTACGACCTGCTGGCGGACCGGCGCGACGAGCTGATGGCGTACCTCGCCGAAGAGGGCATCGAGACGCGGTACTTCTTCAAGCCGATGAGCCGCCAGCCGGGTTATCTCGCCGACGGCTGGGAGAAGCTGAACGCCAACCGCTTCGCCGAGACCGGCCTGTACCTGCCGACCTACACCCAACTGACCGAGCCGGACCAGGACTTCATCATCGGGAAGATCCGCGGGTTCTACGGGGAAGAGTGA
- a CDS encoding cytochrome P450, translating into MTTSQDELPSLATEREGLLRLRPSTLLQELQEQAPICRVRTPAGDEAWLVTRYAEVKQLLMDERIGRSHLDPASAPRYVDNPLLDMLIIPDHEAARDAHKQARAWLAPNFTARRVLNLKPRVEEIAASTLDSFVESGPPADLHGGFSFPFALLVLCELIGVPLEERDRILEPLQQMGGVDDRDGAEGGMGAIFAYAAELGARKRENPGEDVISRMVQNGATDEQVGPIAANLLFAGLESVASHIDLGVALLSANPDQRDAALSDQGKLATAVEEVLRAAKAGGSALPRYASEDIEVGGVTIRAGDLVLIDFTLANFDSQAFDDPSRFDVTRTPNAHLTFAHGIWHCIGAPLARVQLQVAYSALFTRLPGLRLAVPVEELQMRGGGLADGLGGLPVTW; encoded by the coding sequence ATGACAACTTCGCAGGACGAGCTGCCGTCGCTGGCGACGGAGCGGGAAGGCCTGCTGCGGCTGCGGCCGAGCACCCTGCTTCAGGAATTGCAGGAGCAGGCGCCGATCTGCCGCGTGCGCACGCCCGCCGGGGACGAGGCGTGGCTGGTGACGCGTTACGCCGAGGTCAAGCAGCTGCTGATGGACGAGCGCATCGGGCGTTCGCACCTGGACCCGGCGTCGGCGCCGCGGTACGTGGACAACCCGTTGCTGGACATGCTGATCATCCCGGACCACGAAGCGGCGCGTGACGCGCACAAGCAGGCGCGGGCGTGGCTGGCACCCAACTTCACCGCCCGCCGCGTGCTCAACCTGAAGCCGCGGGTCGAAGAGATCGCGGCGTCCACATTGGATTCTTTTGTCGAGTCGGGCCCACCGGCGGACCTGCACGGGGGATTTTCCTTCCCGTTCGCGCTGCTGGTGCTGTGCGAGCTGATCGGCGTGCCGCTGGAGGAACGCGACCGGATCCTGGAGCCGCTGCAGCAGATGGGCGGCGTGGACGACCGGGACGGCGCCGAGGGCGGGATGGGCGCGATCTTCGCCTATGCCGCGGAACTCGGCGCGCGCAAGCGGGAGAATCCCGGTGAGGACGTCATTTCGCGGATGGTGCAGAACGGCGCCACCGACGAGCAGGTGGGCCCGATCGCGGCGAACCTTTTGTTCGCCGGGCTGGAGAGCGTCGCGTCGCACATCGACCTCGGGGTCGCGCTGCTGTCGGCGAACCCGGACCAGCGCGACGCGGCGCTGTCCGACCAGGGCAAGCTGGCCACCGCCGTCGAAGAGGTCCTGCGCGCGGCGAAGGCCGGTGGCTCGGCGCTGCCGCGGTATGCCAGCGAGGACATCGAGGTCGGCGGGGTCACCATCCGCGCCGGCGACCTGGTGCTGATCGACTTCACCCTGGCGAACTTCGACAGCCAGGCCTTCGACGACCCGTCACGCTTCGACGTGACACGCACGCCGAACGCGCACCTGACCTTCGCGCACGGCATCTGGCACTGCATCGGCGCGCCGCTGGCGCGGGTGCAGCTGCAGGTGGCCTACTCGGCGCTGTTCACGCGCCTGCCCGGACTGCGGCTGGCGGTCCCGGTCGAAGAACTGCAAATGCGCGGGGGCGGCCTGGCGGACGGCCTCGGCGGCCTCCCCGTCACCTGGTAA